A part of Methanofollis sp. genomic DNA contains:
- a CDS encoding metal-dependent transcriptional regulator, giving the protein MSSSVREDCLEAILTLSGKGCRPVSEAGIGGAVDADTAEVVAALRTLVADEDIVLQDGGYLLTPQGKTAAEIVFRKHRVLECFLSEMLGMDTGAASKEACVLEHGVSDETIDRLSTYIQDPGRHRAMRRGAGAGRHSRHTLLDFAEGDTVEVTMIRCIGKNRRLIDLGVIPGEKIVLQRKLGNNAVVVTVKGADIALSPEIASTIFAEKTA; this is encoded by the coding sequence ATGAGTTCTTCTGTCCGGGAAGACTGCCTTGAGGCGATCCTCACCCTATCCGGCAAAGGTTGCCGGCCTGTGAGCGAAGCCGGGATCGGGGGAGCGGTGGATGCCGACACCGCCGAGGTCGTGGCGGCACTCCGGACTCTCGTCGCCGACGAGGACATCGTCCTGCAGGACGGCGGTTACCTGCTCACCCCGCAGGGGAAGACGGCTGCGGAGATTGTGTTCAGGAAACACCGCGTCCTCGAGTGCTTCCTTTCCGAGATGCTCGGTATGGACACGGGTGCGGCCTCGAAGGAGGCATGTGTCCTCGAGCACGGCGTTTCCGACGAGACGATCGACCGTCTCTCGACATATATCCAGGACCCGGGTCGCCACAGGGCGATGCGGCGGGGGGCCGGGGCCGGTCGACACTCCAGGCACACGCTCCTTGATTTCGCCGAGGGGGACACCGTGGAGGTCACGATGATCCGGTGTATCGGCAAGAACCGTCGGCTCATCGACCTCGGCGTCATTCCCGGTGAAAAGATTGTTCTTCAGCGCAAACTCGGGAACAATGCCGTCGTCGTGACGGTGAAGGGTGCCGACATCGCTCTCTCGCCCGAGATTGCCTCGACGATCTTTGCGGAGAAAACGGCATGA
- the polX gene encoding DNA polymerase/3'-5' exonuclease PolX, giving the protein MANRQVAAVLEEIGQLLDIHGENPYKVRAYARAAELIGMLDRPVAAMDREELETIPGIGKALAEKIRAIAATGTCPERDRLLAATPAGLTALLTLHGVGPKTVGRLWRDLGIEGIDDLEAAARNRRLRALKGFGQKKEQEILRAVEEARKGAERMTVAEASAIAAAILAVLPGEARVAGSLRRGRSTIGDIDIVTTAPPGHANLALRALAESVVEEGEKKTSLRMRGRQADIRYARTGEEGAMLLYLTGSKAFNIRLREIARTQGMRLNEYGLTDMATGRLSVYRTEEEVFAALGMAAVPPELREDRGEVECALRGALPSLVDEADIRGDLHVHSDWSDGTMSLDEVAAAGEERGYGHVLVTDHSASLGVAHGLNAERLQKQQDAIRRVNHTAACILLSGVEVDILADGRLALPAAVLDDCDLVVASVHSAFRQDADTLTRRVIAAMEHEQVDIIGHPTARLLGRRPAMAIDMARVIDAAATTGTALEINASPARMDIDDIYIRQAKKKGVKLAIGTDAHSAGELGHMHYGVALARRGWCGAGDVLNTRRPADLPGRCR; this is encoded by the coding sequence ATGGCGAACCGACAGGTGGCCGCGGTGCTCGAAGAGATCGGCCAACTGCTGGATATCCACGGCGAGAACCCGTACAAAGTCAGGGCCTATGCCAGGGCCGCCGAACTCATCGGCATGCTCGACCGCCCTGTGGCGGCGATGGACAGGGAGGAACTGGAGACGATCCCCGGCATCGGGAAGGCCCTCGCCGAAAAGATCCGGGCGATCGCCGCGACCGGCACCTGCCCTGAGAGGGACCGCCTCCTTGCAGCGACGCCGGCCGGCCTCACCGCCCTCCTCACTCTCCATGGCGTCGGCCCAAAGACGGTCGGCCGCCTCTGGAGGGACCTCGGCATCGAGGGGATCGACGACCTGGAGGCGGCGGCACGGAACCGCCGGCTCAGGGCACTGAAGGGTTTCGGGCAGAAGAAGGAACAGGAGATCCTGCGAGCAGTCGAGGAGGCCAGGAAGGGCGCGGAAAGGATGACCGTCGCCGAGGCCAGTGCAATCGCCGCCGCGATCCTCGCCGTCCTCCCCGGCGAGGCGCGTGTTGCCGGGAGCCTGCGCCGCGGCCGATCCACGATCGGCGACATCGACATCGTCACCACCGCACCCCCCGGCCACGCGAACCTGGCTCTGCGGGCTCTCGCGGAGAGTGTCGTCGAGGAAGGGGAGAAAAAGACCTCCCTGCGGATGCGGGGGAGGCAGGCCGACATCAGGTACGCCCGCACCGGCGAGGAGGGGGCGATGCTCCTCTACCTCACCGGTTCGAAGGCCTTCAACATCCGCCTCCGCGAGATCGCCCGGACACAGGGGATGCGTCTGAACGAGTACGGCCTGACAGACATGGCGACAGGGCGGCTATCTGTCTACCGGACAGAGGAAGAGGTCTTTGCGGCCCTCGGCATGGCGGCCGTGCCGCCGGAACTGCGGGAGGACCGCGGCGAGGTCGAGTGCGCCCTCCGCGGCGCCCTCCCCTCCCTCGTCGACGAGGCCGATATCAGGGGCGACCTCCATGTCCACTCAGACTGGAGCGACGGGACCATGAGCCTCGACGAGGTCGCCGCCGCGGGCGAGGAAAGAGGATACGGGCATGTCCTGGTCACCGACCACTCGGCAAGCCTCGGGGTTGCGCACGGCCTCAATGCCGAACGCCTGCAGAAACAGCAGGATGCGATCAGGAGGGTGAACCACACCGCCGCCTGCATCCTCCTCTCGGGCGTCGAGGTGGACATCCTCGCCGACGGGAGGCTTGCCCTGCCGGCGGCCGTCCTCGACGACTGCGACCTTGTCGTCGCCTCGGTCCACTCGGCCTTCAGACAGGACGCCGACACCCTGACCCGCCGGGTGATCGCGGCGATGGAACACGAGCAGGTGGACATCATCGGTCACCCGACCGCACGGCTCCTCGGGAGGCGGCCGGCCATGGCGATCGACATGGCACGGGTGATCGATGCGGCGGCGACGACAGGGACCGCCCTTGAGATCAATGCCTCGCCGGCGCGCATGGATATCGATGATATTTATATCAGGCAGGCAAAAAAGAAAGGCGTGAAACTGGCAATCGGGACAGATGCGCATTCTGCCGGTGAACTCGGCCACATGCACTACGGCGTCGCCCTCGCACGCCGGGGCTGGTGCGGTGCCGGAGACGTCCTCAATACCCGGCGGCCTGCCGATCTACCGGGGCGGTGCCGGTGA
- a CDS encoding undecaprenyl diphosphate synthase family protein, which produces MPVIRWLYEQILRRDLEKLPGQVCFMITGEDMVEAPEKVFEVSEWCREIGLGGATFHISTQDPSEIVPYLPALRKVATIACLRLHVGDQIETSGEGMCVTVAAGKSGREEIAECIRKIAEEGTPPEAIDEETIERHLTYHCAPDLVIKTGGSHLTDFLIWQSVYSEFFFSDVNWKWFRKIDFLRALRDFQARARRYGT; this is translated from the coding sequence GTGCCGGTGATCAGGTGGCTGTACGAGCAGATCCTTCGCCGCGACCTCGAAAAACTCCCCGGCCAGGTATGTTTCATGATCACCGGAGAGGACATGGTCGAGGCCCCGGAGAAGGTCTTCGAGGTGAGCGAGTGGTGCCGTGAGATCGGGCTTGGCGGCGCCACCTTCCATATCTCGACACAAGACCCCTCCGAGATTGTGCCCTATCTCCCGGCCCTCAGGAAGGTCGCGACGATCGCCTGCCTCCGCCTCCATGTGGGCGACCAGATCGAGACGAGTGGAGAGGGGATGTGCGTGACCGTCGCGGCGGGCAAGAGCGGGCGCGAGGAGATCGCCGAATGCATCAGGAAGATAGCGGAAGAGGGCACCCCGCCGGAGGCGATCGACGAGGAAACGATCGAGCGCCACCTCACCTATCACTGCGCCCCCGACCTCGTGATCAAGACCGGCGGCAGTCACCTTACCGACTTTCTCATCTGGCAGTCGGTCTACTCGGAATTTTTCTTCTCAGACGTGAACTGGAAATGGTTCAGGAAAATCGATTTTCTCAGGGCTCTGAGAGACTTCCAGGCACGGGCCAGACGCTACGGCACCTGA
- the uppS gene encoding polyprenyl diphosphate synthase: protein MSLRERVEPLYERYLQWQCVQIPGHIAIIQDGNRRYARLLGLDTIEGHRAGAGVTEKVLEWAREIGVRTITLYSFSTENFNRDRAEVEYLFSLFKEKFASLKTDERVHTNQIRVQMIGDRSMLPPDLLQTIEAAEEATRNYSRYYLNIALAYGGRNEIVHAARKIAAGVQDGCISPDEITPQTVEGNLYDGIHLPPVDLILRTGNERRTSNFLPWMANGNECAVYFCAPYWPVFRKIDLLRAIRVYDQRMRGSR, encoded by the coding sequence CTGAGCCTGAGGGAGAGGGTCGAACCCCTGTACGAGCGCTATCTCCAGTGGCAGTGCGTCCAGATCCCCGGTCATATCGCCATCATCCAGGACGGCAACCGGAGGTACGCAAGGCTTCTCGGCCTGGACACCATCGAAGGCCATCGCGCGGGCGCCGGGGTGACCGAGAAGGTGCTCGAATGGGCGCGGGAGATCGGTGTCCGGACGATCACCCTGTACTCCTTCTCGACCGAGAACTTCAACCGCGACCGCGCCGAGGTGGAGTATCTCTTTTCCCTCTTCAAGGAGAAGTTCGCCTCCCTGAAAACCGACGAGCGCGTCCACACAAACCAGATCCGGGTCCAGATGATTGGCGACCGCTCGATGCTCCCGCCCGACCTCCTCCAGACTATCGAGGCTGCGGAAGAGGCGACGAGGAACTACAGCCGGTACTACCTGAATATCGCCCTCGCCTATGGCGGCAGGAACGAGATCGTCCATGCCGCGAGGAAGATCGCCGCCGGTGTGCAGGACGGGTGCATCTCCCCTGACGAGATCACCCCGCAGACCGTGGAGGGCAACCTTTATGACGGCATCCATCTCCCTCCCGTCGACCTCATCCTCAGGACAGGGAATGAACGCCGGACCTCGAACTTTCTCCCCTGGATGGCAAACGGCAACGAGTGTGCGGTCTATTTTTGCGCACCATACTGGCCTGTCTTCAGAAAGATCGACCTTTTGCGTGCGATCAGGGTGTACGACCAGAGGATGCGGGGTTCCCGGTAG
- a CDS encoding 4Fe-4S cluster-binding domain-containing protein, translated as MIEPDDRMPRLADGCVLCYEGAKMVLFVTGRCGRNCWYCPLSDTRRNLDVVYANDRLVGRLDDIIEEAEMMSALGTGVTGGEPFLVLDDVVRYCRLLKEHFGPDHHIHLYTGIAPKKAQLEPLCGLVDEVRLHPPQEAWAGILKSPYAASVRTARDLGFSIGIEVPSLPGLEALAAILPELDFLNINELEWSETNADAMRERNLDLEDGLHNAVGGAVAWAAPLLGDEKVHFCSSAFKDSVQLRERLKRIAENTARPFDEITDDGTIVYGVLEIEGGEIPQALKEDIYDLEVSGTHVEMAWWVLAELRERLPGKKEIVERYPNGGIILEVTPL; from the coding sequence ATGATCGAACCTGACGACCGGATGCCACGTCTTGCCGACGGCTGCGTCCTCTGCTATGAAGGGGCCAAGATGGTCCTTTTCGTGACCGGGCGGTGCGGCAGGAACTGCTGGTACTGCCCCCTCTCAGACACGCGCCGGAATCTGGATGTCGTCTATGCGAACGACCGTTTGGTCGGGCGCCTCGACGACATCATCGAAGAGGCCGAGATGATGAGCGCGCTCGGTACCGGCGTCACCGGCGGCGAACCCTTCCTGGTCCTCGACGACGTCGTCAGGTACTGTCGTCTCCTCAAGGAGCACTTCGGGCCCGACCACCATATCCACCTCTATACTGGTATCGCCCCCAAAAAAGCGCAGCTCGAACCCCTCTGCGGGCTTGTGGACGAGGTCCGCCTCCACCCGCCGCAGGAGGCCTGGGCCGGGATCCTGAAAAGCCCGTACGCCGCCTCGGTGCGGACCGCCCGTGACCTCGGCTTTTCCATCGGGATCGAGGTCCCGTCCCTCCCTGGCCTCGAAGCCCTCGCAGCGATCCTGCCTGAACTCGACTTCCTCAATATCAATGAACTGGAGTGGAGCGAGACGAACGCCGATGCCATGCGCGAGCGGAACCTCGACCTGGAGGACGGCCTCCACAATGCCGTCGGCGGTGCGGTGGCATGGGCCGCCCCTCTCCTCGGCGACGAGAAGGTCCACTTCTGCTCGTCGGCCTTCAAGGACTCGGTCCAGTTGCGGGAAAGGCTGAAGAGGATCGCGGAGAACACGGCCAGGCCCTTCGACGAGATCACCGACGACGGCACGATCGTCTATGGCGTTCTGGAAATCGAGGGCGGGGAGATCCCGCAGGCCCTCAAGGAAGATATTTATGATCTCGAAGTCTCCGGTACCCATGTGGAAATGGCCTGGTGGGTGCTTGCCGAACTCAGGGAACGCCTCCCCGGCAAGAAGGAGATCGTGGAGCGCTACCCGAATGGCGGTATCATCCTGGAGGTGACGCCACTCTGA
- a CDS encoding type IV pilin — protein MTDLQNQNEDGVSEVIGSVLLIALVVLAVAVVAATLFSQPHGAEVPHASIVAGHSNNSSFVLFHEGGDPLTRGKYRIYVDTGTGLEDRTAAFTLTGSDELWSIGEVLTYTGPGTPERVIVLAVDTGGGEVVIAEPSYQRETADTGGQVDAGGSGVVPTVTQTTIPTATPTTIPTTIPTTLPTTPHPATGHDITLITENPKGGVIKGGGSFAFRVTGLWSSIQVGETYRALSPGDQVKITSIRDQKGRIFIGATSITSFEFPDVRVRVNDELLGEGAIDFNKIWITQYDSLASTLVLSVEPKNKWTYFVVDDDIVIGGWKDSREIVLTHLIPDSFGAMNLDLIGISHTDKSVFYNGGAEEYTPPL, from the coding sequence ATGACAGACCTGCAAAACCAGAACGAGGACGGCGTCTCTGAGGTCATCGGGAGCGTCCTTCTGATCGCTCTCGTGGTGCTCGCGGTGGCAGTCGTGGCGGCGACACTCTTCTCCCAGCCCCATGGTGCAGAGGTGCCGCACGCAAGCATCGTCGCGGGACATTCCAACAACAGTTCTTTTGTCCTCTTTCACGAAGGAGGCGACCCCCTCACCAGAGGGAAGTACCGGATCTATGTTGATACCGGCACCGGACTTGAGGACCGGACTGCCGCGTTCACCCTCACCGGGAGTGACGAACTCTGGTCGATCGGCGAGGTTCTCACGTACACTGGCCCCGGCACCCCTGAGAGGGTCATCGTCTTGGCCGTCGATACCGGGGGTGGGGAGGTCGTCATTGCAGAACCCTCCTACCAGAGAGAGACGGCGGACACAGGGGGGCAGGTGGACGCAGGGGGGTCGGGCGTGGTACCGACAGTGACACAGACAACAATACCGACCGCGACGCCGACGACAATCCCAACCACGATACCGACCACACTACCGACGACGCCGCACCCTGCAACAGGCCACGACATCACCCTGATCACAGAGAACCCGAAGGGCGGGGTAATCAAGGGCGGAGGTTCCTTTGCATTCAGGGTCACCGGCCTGTGGTCCTCCATCCAGGTCGGCGAAACGTACCGGGCCCTTTCCCCCGGCGATCAGGTCAAAATCACGTCCATACGCGACCAGAAAGGTCGCATCTTTATCGGCGCAACATCGATCACTTCCTTTGAGTTCCCTGACGTCAGGGTCAGGGTCAATGACGAGTTGCTCGGAGAGGGTGCGATCGACTTCAACAAGATCTGGATCACCCAGTACGATAGCCTGGCCTCCACCCTCGTCCTCTCGGTCGAGCCGAAGAATAAATGGACATACTTCGTAGTCGACGACGATATCGTCATCGGTGGCTGGAAGGACAGTAGAGAGATCGTCCTCACGCATCTCATACCCGACTCATTTGGTGCGATGAACCTCGACCTCATCGGCATCAGCCATACCGACAAATCCGTTTTCTATAATGGCGGGGCGGAGGAGTACACCCCCCCTCTCTGA
- a CDS encoding PKD domain-containing protein, which translates to MQKDTAASELIAIVALIAVFVTAAAGVGVMLLSNPPGDKAPAMLAHVEPEGEDLYLYHDGGDPLERGHFTVLVNGIPLSGNTILINASGDLSHDWTTWGTGQALILPGVSPAAEIMIVADGVGRTGSEWLLYENGTAARPTVTTTPVPPTTEPTAVPTTEPTPTPLAADFTAEPTTGIAPLAVHFTDHSTGGPTSWAWDFGDGETSTEQHPAHTYTAPGTYTVSLTVTNSGGSDTRTKTDYITVNESFINFIIDNNVFVYGNVLSFSGNNVNGPGATVVITGGLDTGDINQGASIAVSNIYIDGDVTLDGGSTSLGSTTEPGNISINGDFTLRSGSRNIYGDVYVDGDFFLKDARIHGNVYVDGDLTLDWTPWIANDARIYYTGTLSHPPTMSPAILVKCIHQTTVPELDMPDQEIPTTKPTDWYAARGYVSGGALTSNMKIYADRYSSTSWSDTVTNVIIIAQTGDITITGKGGSGVTGIFFAPNGKVTFEGASLEGVVIARDGFFVKSGGTTVTFKNIEEYISNPDDYPF; encoded by the coding sequence ATGCAGAAAGACACCGCCGCCAGCGAACTGATCGCCATCGTCGCCCTCATCGCCGTCTTCGTGACAGCGGCGGCGGGTGTCGGGGTCATGCTCCTTTCAAACCCACCGGGCGACAAGGCCCCCGCGATGCTTGCGCACGTGGAGCCCGAAGGCGAGGATCTTTATCTCTACCACGACGGCGGCGACCCCCTCGAAAGAGGGCATTTCACCGTCCTCGTCAACGGCATCCCTTTGTCAGGCAACACCATTCTTATCAACGCGTCGGGCGATCTGTCTCATGACTGGACGACATGGGGAACCGGACAGGCCCTCATTCTTCCAGGCGTATCTCCAGCCGCAGAGATCATGATCGTCGCCGATGGCGTCGGCCGGACCGGTTCCGAATGGCTCCTCTACGAAAACGGCACGGCCGCCAGGCCGACAGTGACGACGACACCGGTGCCGCCGACCACCGAACCGACAGCCGTACCAACGACAGAACCCACGCCTACGCCCCTGGCCGCCGACTTCACCGCCGAACCGACGACAGGCATCGCACCCCTCGCCGTGCACTTCACCGACCACTCCACCGGTGGCCCAACATCGTGGGCCTGGGACTTCGGCGACGGTGAGACATCGACAGAGCAGCACCCGGCACACACCTACACAGCCCCGGGCACCTACACAGTCAGCCTGACCGTGACGAATTCCGGCGGGTCCGACACCAGGACAAAGACGGATTACATCACCGTCAATGAGTCCTTTATCAATTTCATCATCGACAATAATGTCTTCGTCTATGGCAACGTCCTCAGTTTCAGCGGAAATAATGTCAATGGTCCAGGGGCAACTGTTGTTATTACAGGAGGGCTGGATACAGGGGACATCAATCAGGGCGCCTCCATTGCGGTGTCAAACATCTACATCGATGGCGACGTTACCCTGGACGGAGGGAGTACCAGCCTTGGATCGACAACAGAACCAGGAAATATCTCCATCAACGGAGACTTCACGTTAAGAAGCGGGAGCAGAAATATCTACGGCGACGTGTACGTTGACGGCGATTTCTTCCTCAAAGACGCCAGAATACACGGGAATGTGTACGTCGATGGAGACCTTACACTGGATTGGACACCATGGATTGCGAATGATGCCCGCATTTATTACACAGGCACACTGTCGCATCCCCCCACCATGAGCCCGGCCATACTCGTGAAATGCATCCATCAGACAACAGTGCCAGAACTCGATATGCCGGATCAGGAGATACCAACCACAAAACCCACGGACTGGTATGCGGCAAGAGGGTATGTCTCAGGCGGGGCCCTGACGAGCAATATGAAGATCTATGCCGACAGGTACTCATCCACATCCTGGAGTGACACGGTGACGAACGTCATCATCATTGCACAAACCGGAGATATTACCATAACAGGAAAGGGAGGCAGTGGCGTTACCGGCATCTTCTTCGCACCCAACGGGAAGGTAACCTTTGAAGGTGCATCCCTGGAGGGCGTCGTCATTGCCCGCGACGGGTTCTTCGTGAAGAGCGGAGGAACGACAGTCACCTTCAAGAATATCGAGGAATACATCAGCAATCCGGATGATTATCCATTCTAA
- a CDS encoding KamA family radical SAM protein, with translation MKPQYLTRVDQIDALNTGEKATLRKVEEKFAFRSNDYYLSLIDWDDPMDPIRRIAVPSPLECEETGVLDPSQEKNYTVAPGLQHKYRETALLLVSDVCGTFCRFCFRKRLFMDRGAEVTRDVTEEVAYIRDHPEITNVLLTGGDPLIMATSKLEPIVRSVRAIDHVGIIRIGSKMPAFNPYRILDDPSLLEMIGKYSTDEKRIYIMAQFNHPRELTPQAVEALALLQKAGAIVVNQTPLLRGVNDDPDVLAELFRKLSFIGVPPYYVFQCRPTLGNGMFQVPVEEGYQIFEAAKGRVSGLAKRARFVMSHATGKIEIAGLSEGCAFFKYHQAADPANIGKFIAFRRNPSALWFEDYTEPVTDVPVPAEFMEVSG, from the coding sequence ATGAAACCACAATACCTGACACGAGTTGACCAGATCGACGCGCTGAACACGGGTGAGAAGGCCACCCTCAGGAAGGTGGAAGAAAAGTTCGCTTTCCGCTCGAACGATTATTATCTCTCTTTGATCGACTGGGACGATCCCATGGACCCGATCCGCAGGATTGCGGTTCCAAGCCCGCTGGAGTGCGAGGAGACGGGAGTGCTCGACCCTTCGCAGGAGAAGAACTACACGGTTGCCCCGGGCCTCCAGCACAAGTACAGGGAGACGGCCCTCCTCCTGGTGTCTGATGTGTGCGGGACTTTCTGCCGTTTCTGCTTCAGGAAACGGCTGTTTATGGACCGGGGTGCGGAGGTGACGAGGGACGTGACCGAGGAGGTCGCCTATATCAGGGACCACCCTGAGATCACGAACGTGCTCCTGACAGGCGGCGACCCCCTGATCATGGCGACGTCGAAACTCGAACCGATCGTCAGGTCGGTGCGGGCGATCGACCATGTGGGGATCATCAGGATCGGGTCGAAGATGCCGGCTTTCAACCCGTATCGTATCCTGGACGACCCGTCCCTGCTGGAGATGATCGGGAAGTACTCGACCGACGAGAAGCGGATCTATATCATGGCCCAGTTCAACCACCCGCGGGAACTGACGCCGCAGGCGGTGGAGGCGCTCGCCCTCCTCCAGAAGGCCGGGGCGATTGTCGTGAACCAGACGCCTCTCCTGCGTGGGGTGAACGACGACCCGGACGTCCTTGCAGAACTGTTCCGGAAACTCTCGTTCATCGGGGTGCCGCCGTATTATGTCTTCCAGTGTCGCCCGACTCTCGGGAACGGGATGTTCCAGGTGCCGGTGGAGGAGGGGTACCAGATCTTCGAGGCTGCCAAAGGGCGGGTCTCGGGGCTCGCGAAGAGGGCACGGTTTGTGATGTCTCATGCGACCGGGAAGATCGAGATCGCGGGGCTGTCAGAGGGGTGCGCCTTCTTCAAGTACCACCAGGCTGCAGACCCGGCAAATATCGGGAAGTTCATAGCGTTCCGCCGGAACCCGTCGGCCCTCTGGTTCGAGGACTATACAGAGCCGGTGACGGACGTGCCGGTGCCGGCAGAGTTCATGGAAGTCTCGGGGTAA
- a CDS encoding Zn-ribbon domain-containing protein, giving the protein MPHKCTKCGREFEDGSTEILRGCPSCGGKKFLYIGESKRHDDVLEGKTIEELASETDTEEIEVPETPSPPRKTEEVRDRIGRYDQVEAIRVLEPGTYELNIEKLARDEEMVVGFGKEGKYFVDIFSMGKRKKKQ; this is encoded by the coding sequence ATGCCCCATAAGTGTACCAAATGCGGAAGGGAGTTTGAAGACGGCTCAACCGAGATCCTGAGGGGCTGCCCGAGTTGCGGCGGGAAGAAGTTCCTCTATATCGGTGAGTCGAAGAGGCACGATGACGTGCTTGAGGGGAAGACGATCGAAGAGCTCGCCTCGGAGACCGATACAGAGGAGATTGAGGTCCCCGAGACGCCTTCCCCGCCCCGCAAGACAGAGGAGGTCCGGGACCGTATAGGCAGGTATGACCAGGTCGAGGCGATCCGTGTCCTTGAGCCCGGCACCTATGAACTGAATATCGAGAAACTGGCCCGGGACGAGGAGATGGTCGTCGGATTCGGCAAAGAAGGGAAGTACTTTGTCGACATCTTCTCTATGGGCAAACGCAAAAAGAAGCAATAA
- a CDS encoding DUF2073 domain-containing protein: MIQGVQIDFLSAERMDRLTMMEKVRLILDDVRDGNIVVLEKGLAPDEQSKLIEVTMMEIRPDGFSGIELETYPMKAGGDGFGGFFSKLVGKKSESRLTVIGPANQLKTIKKDENLIRAWVSSR, encoded by the coding sequence ATGATTCAGGGAGTTCAGATCGATTTCCTCTCGGCTGAAAGGATGGACCGGCTGACCATGATGGAGAAGGTTCGGCTGATCCTTGACGATGTACGGGACGGAAACATCGTCGTCCTGGAGAAGGGGCTTGCTCCGGACGAGCAGAGCAAACTCATCGAAGTGACGATGATGGAGATCAGGCCTGATGGATTCTCCGGGATCGAACTTGAGACCTACCCGATGAAGGCGGGAGGAGATGGTTTCGGTGGTTTCTTCTCCAAACTTGTCGGCAAGAAGTCGGAGTCCAGGCTCACGGTTATCGGCCCGGCGAACCAGCTCAAGACGATCAAGAAGGATGAGAACCTGATCCGCGCCTGGGTTTCGTCACGGTGA
- a CDS encoding Era-like GTP-binding protein: protein MNFLIRAKLTVSNLFHAFFRKKKSKIGIYGPPNAGKTTLANRIVRDWTGDAIGPVSEIPHETRRARRKENITISGSNGNSIMIDIVDTPGVTTKIDYNEFLEYGLEKDEAIIRAREATEGVAEAMHWLRDDIDGVIYMLDSTLDPFMQVNIMMIGIIESRKLPVVIVANKIDLPDAAPQRIRSAFPQHPVVPISGMEGDNIEMLYEKMAETFR from the coding sequence ATGAATTTTCTTATTCGCGCAAAGCTGACGGTATCTAATTTATTCCATGCCTTCTTCCGCAAAAAGAAGTCAAAGATTGGAATTTATGGGCCCCCCAATGCTGGCAAGACCACGCTTGCCAACAGGATTGTACGCGACTGGACCGGTGATGCAATCGGTCCGGTGAGCGAGATCCCCCACGAGACCCGGCGGGCCCGGCGGAAGGAGAACATCACGATCTCCGGTTCGAACGGCAATTCGATCATGATCGACATCGTCGATACCCCCGGCGTCACCACGAAGATCGACTACAACGAGTTCCTCGAGTACGGTCTTGAGAAGGACGAAGCGATCATACGGGCGAGAGAGGCGACGGAAGGTGTTGCCGAAGCGATGCACTGGCTTCGGGACGATATCGACGGTGTCATCTACATGCTGGACTCGACGCTGGATCCCTTTATGCAGGTGAACATCATGATGATCGGGATCATCGAGAGCCGGAAACTCCCGGTTGTCATTGTCGCCAACAAGATCGACCTCCCCGACGCTGCGCCCCAGCGGATCAGGAGTGCCTTCCCGCAGCATCCGGTCGTTCCGATCTCCGGCATGGAGGGAGACAATATCGAGATGCTCTATGAAAAGATGGCTGAGACGTTCAGGTGA
- a CDS encoding CBS domain-containing protein, translating to MANARDTIYVETRVPLKEVMRGSPTTIEAEATVAKAAARMCRSEVGSCIVLSGNIPIGIVTEQDMNCKVVAKDLKPSSIYVREIMSTPLITIDSERTVGEAAQMMIRHRVRRLPVVENGKVTGIVTVRDLLSVANELNEIMSDLIVINREENYSMGICDRCGKMSDSLVPMDGTMLCNDCREEERLR from the coding sequence ATGGCTAACGCACGAGACACCATATACGTCGAAACACGGGTTCCGCTGAAAGAAGTAATGAGAGGCAGCCCCACCACTATCGAGGCAGAGGCCACGGTCGCAAAGGCCGCAGCCCGCATGTGCCGGAGCGAAGTGGGCAGCTGCATCGTTCTTTCAGGGAACATCCCTATCGGGATCGTCACCGAACAGGACATGAACTGCAAAGTCGTCGCAAAGGACCTCAAGCCAAGTTCCATCTATGTCAGGGAGATCATGAGCACGCCGCTCATCACCATCGATTCTGAGAGAACCGTGGGGGAAGCTGCGCAGATGATGATACGGCACCGGGTCAGACGACTCCCGGTCGTCGAGAACGGCAAAGTCACCGGCATCGTCACGGTCAGGGACCTCCTATCCGTCGCCAACGAGCTCAACGAGATTATGTCAGACCTGATCGTCATCAACCGGGAGGAAAATTATTCCATGGGCATCTGCGACCGTTGCGGTAAGATGAGTGACAGTCTGGTCCCCATGGACGGGACGATGCTGTGCAATGATTGTAGGGAGGAGGAGCGCTTGAGATGA